In a genomic window of Nodosilinea sp. E11:
- the tmk gene encoding dTMP kinase encodes MPGKLVVFEGVEGCGKSTQLKGLHAALQASDRLRQLQRQGVVPALLTTREPGGTELGLGLRQLLLGYQGTAPMASRAELLLYAADRAQHVEEVIKPALAQGCWVLCDRYIDSTVAYQGYGRGLDLALIDQLNAVATGGLVPDLTLWLKLDAATGLARTQQRGAADRMEQADLAFHQRVQRGFETLATQHPDRIVAIDAAAPVEAVAADIFAVVEGYLQQWYEPNLTA; translated from the coding sequence ATGCCCGGTAAGCTGGTGGTGTTTGAAGGGGTAGAGGGCTGTGGTAAATCGACACAGCTGAAGGGGCTACACGCTGCCCTACAAGCCAGCGATCGCCTGCGGCAGCTTCAACGGCAAGGTGTAGTGCCAGCGCTGCTGACCACCCGTGAACCGGGGGGGACTGAGCTGGGGTTAGGCCTGCGACAGCTGTTGTTGGGCTACCAGGGCACCGCCCCCATGGCCAGTCGTGCCGAACTGTTGCTGTATGCTGCAGATCGCGCTCAGCATGTTGAAGAAGTGATTAAGCCCGCCTTGGCCCAAGGCTGCTGGGTGTTGTGCGATCGCTATATCGACTCTACAGTGGCCTACCAGGGCTACGGTCGCGGGCTTGATCTAGCTTTGATCGATCAACTCAATGCGGTGGCCACCGGGGGCCTAGTACCCGACCTCACCCTCTGGCTCAAGCTCGATGCCGCCACGGGGCTAGCCCGCACTCAACAGCGGGGGGCCGCCGATCGCATGGAACAGGCCGATCTGGCCTTTCACCAGCGGGTACAGCGGGGCTTTGAGACCCTGGCGACGCAGCACCCCGATCGCATTGTGGCGATCGATGCCGCTGCGCCGGTAGAGGCCGTAGCCGCCGACATTTTTGCCGTTGTAGAAGGGTATTTGCAGCAGTGGTACGAACCCAATTTGACGGCTTAG
- a CDS encoding DNA polymerase III subunit delta' (catalyzes the DNA-template-directed extension of the 3'-end of a DNA strand; the delta' subunit seems to interact with the gamma subunit to transfer the beta subunit on the DNA): MVRTQFDGLVGQDTAVTLLWRAVDQRRVAPAYLFAGPHGVGRRMAAERFAEVLFAPGNGELAPILRRRIAQRNHPDLLWVEPTYLHQGKLIAASQAAEEGLTRKSPPQTRLEQVRQIAQFLGRPPLEAPRAVVVIEAAETMAEGAANGLLKTLEEPGQATIILLAPGPQSLLPTLVSRCQTIPFQRLNAADMATVLQRVGQSEVLEQPQMLAMAQGSPGGAIAAYNQLQTIPPELLAALHQPPRSLRQALEQARQVAKTLDTESQLWLLDYLLNWYWQRYPAESPRWLPKLEAAKGYLRRFVQPRLVWEVMLMDLVQS; encoded by the coding sequence GTGGTACGAACCCAATTTGACGGCTTAGTGGGCCAAGACACGGCTGTGACACTACTCTGGCGCGCCGTCGATCAGCGGCGGGTGGCTCCGGCTTATCTGTTTGCTGGCCCCCACGGGGTGGGGCGACGGATGGCCGCTGAGCGCTTTGCGGAGGTTCTGTTTGCCCCCGGCAATGGAGAGCTGGCCCCAATTTTGCGCCGGCGCATTGCCCAGCGCAACCATCCCGACCTGCTCTGGGTGGAGCCGACCTACCTGCACCAGGGCAAACTGATTGCCGCCTCCCAAGCCGCCGAGGAGGGGCTAACCCGCAAGAGCCCGCCCCAGACTCGTCTAGAGCAGGTGCGGCAAATTGCTCAGTTTTTGGGCCGCCCACCCCTGGAAGCACCTCGGGCAGTAGTGGTAATTGAAGCCGCCGAGACTATGGCCGAGGGGGCCGCCAACGGTCTACTCAAAACCCTGGAAGAACCGGGTCAGGCCACTATCATTCTGCTGGCCCCTGGCCCGCAATCGCTGCTGCCAACCCTGGTGTCTCGCTGCCAGACGATTCCCTTTCAGCGGCTGAATGCGGCGGATATGGCAACGGTGCTTCAGCGAGTCGGGCAATCGGAGGTCCTTGAGCAACCGCAGATGCTGGCGATGGCTCAGGGTAGTCCGGGAGGGGCGATCGCCGCCTATAACCAGCTCCAAACCATTCCCCCAGAGCTGCTGGCCGCTCTGCACCAGCCCCCCCGCAGCCTGCGCCAGGCTCTAGAACAGGCCCGCCAGGTGGCCAAGACCCTCGACACCGAATCGCAACTCTGGCTGCTCGACTATCTGCTCAACTGGTACTGGCAGCGCTACCCGGCAGAAAGCCCCCGCTGGCTGCCCAAGCTGGAAGCTGCTAAGGGCTACCTACGCCGCTTTGTGCAGCCCCGCCTGGTGTGGGAGGTGATGCTGATGGATTTGGTTCAGTCGTAA
- a CDS encoding type II toxin-antitoxin system HicB family antitoxin yields MEQIAKLHIEKLPEGVYLATSDDIPGLVAQGRTVAETIEIARDVAKKLLEAQSEHSPRQTMMSLANIEDNFDYPLVLGV; encoded by the coding sequence ATGGAACAAATTGCCAAGCTCCATATCGAAAAACTTCCCGAGGGCGTTTATCTCGCCACCTCTGACGACATACCTGGCTTAGTAGCACAGGGCCGTACCGTTGCGGAAACCATAGAAATCGCCCGCGATGTCGCCAAAAAGCTGCTAGAAGCTCAATCAGAGCATTCACCACGGCAAACAATGATGAGCCTTGCCAATATTGAAGATAACTTCGATTACCCGCTTGTCTTGGGTGTTTGA
- a CDS encoding type II toxin-antitoxin system HicA family toxin — MGRLAGFKYRQIVKRLKQLGFEFDRQAAGSHEIWYNSTTHCYTTIPNHPGDMPEGTLRAILKQAGITPDEFLT; from the coding sequence ATGGGTCGTCTAGCCGGGTTTAAGTATCGTCAAATTGTCAAACGCCTCAAGCAACTGGGCTTTGAGTTTGACCGTCAAGCGGCAGGTAGCCATGAGATTTGGTACAACTCCACAACCCATTGCTACACAACCATTCCAAACCATCCAGGCGATATGCCCGAAGGTACGCTCAGGGCCATCCTGAAGCAGGCTGGCATCACCCCAGATGAATTTCTAACGTGA
- a CDS encoding ATP-dependent RecD-like DNA helicase, whose amino-acid sequence MAPSLRPSPEADLALTTEQEAALAALNSFVQGTEKLYLLTGYAGTGKTTLLQVFVQGLRDRGDDRPIVLSAFSNKATKVLAAMAAQWQLDIAAMTCCKLLGLRPVIDEESGKQVFAIDRQQASQIDRYRLVIVDECSMINQELWELLVNAVSNLYRDTQILFVGDSAQLPPVNEPESACFRQIIHKSELTEVVRYGGAIAVVAEDLRRNLERDYLPHFTNDANADNTEGCFVLPRPAWHDLLIRAFTSPAYQRNPDQVRALAYTNRRVAQLNQLIRTAIYGPNALRFVPGERLIAVNPCLEEETIVLPTSGECEVLHIARGREGEWPLWLLEVETEAGDDKTLRVLHESGQAEFKAKLDLLAKEKRWMEFWDLQQRFHTVDYAYSLTIHKSQGSTFQDVFVDVPSMAANRNVIERNQLCYVAFTRAAKRLFLYQ is encoded by the coding sequence ATGGCCCCATCCCTACGTCCATCCCCCGAGGCCGATCTGGCGCTGACCACTGAACAGGAGGCGGCGCTGGCGGCCTTGAACAGCTTTGTGCAGGGCACCGAAAAGCTCTACCTGCTGACCGGCTATGCGGGCACCGGCAAAACGACTCTGTTGCAGGTGTTTGTGCAGGGGTTGCGCGATCGCGGTGACGACCGCCCAATTGTGCTCAGCGCCTTTAGCAACAAAGCCACCAAGGTGCTAGCGGCGATGGCGGCCCAGTGGCAGCTCGATATTGCCGCTATGACCTGCTGCAAACTGCTGGGCCTGCGCCCCGTGATTGACGAAGAAAGCGGCAAGCAGGTGTTTGCCATCGATCGCCAGCAGGCCAGCCAGATCGACCGCTACCGCCTGGTGATCGTCGACGAATGCTCGATGATCAACCAAGAGCTGTGGGAGCTGCTGGTCAATGCGGTGTCGAACCTATACCGGGACACCCAGATTTTGTTTGTGGGCGACTCGGCCCAGCTGCCCCCGGTCAACGAGCCCGAGTCGGCCTGCTTTCGCCAAATTATTCATAAATCTGAGCTGACTGAGGTGGTGCGCTACGGCGGCGCGATCGCGGTTGTCGCTGAAGACTTGCGGCGCAATCTAGAGCGCGATTACTTGCCCCACTTCACCAACGACGCCAACGCCGACAACACCGAGGGCTGCTTTGTGCTGCCCCGTCCGGCCTGGCACGACCTGCTAATTCGCGCTTTTACCAGCCCTGCCTACCAGCGCAACCCCGACCAGGTGCGCGCCCTGGCCTATACCAACCGCCGCGTCGCCCAGCTCAACCAGCTAATTCGCACCGCCATCTACGGCCCCAACGCCCTGCGGTTTGTGCCTGGTGAGCGGCTGATTGCCGTCAACCCCTGCCTCGAAGAAGAGACCATTGTGCTGCCCACCTCCGGCGAGTGTGAGGTGCTGCACATCGCTCGGGGTCGTGAGGGCGAGTGGCCCCTGTGGCTACTCGAAGTCGAAACCGAAGCGGGCGATGACAAAACGCTGCGGGTGCTTCACGAGTCAGGCCAGGCTGAGTTTAAAGCCAAGCTCGACTTGCTGGCCAAAGAAAAACGCTGGATGGAATTTTGGGACTTGCAGCAGCGCTTCCACACCGTCGACTACGCCTACAGCCTCACCATTCACAAAAGCCAGGGGTCTACCTTCCAAGATGTGTTTGTCGATGTGCCGTCGATGGCAGCCAACCGCAATGTGATCGAGCGCAACCAGCTCTGCTATGTGGCCTTTACCCGCGCCGCCAAGCGACTGTTTTTGTACCAGTAG
- a CDS encoding DUF1517 domain-containing protein, translated as MSVSPSLKRLWLMVSAAAVMIALVVYLGVVPVVTGNQTALRNIEARLLSDRLLPDDFSAAAASGGMSRGGSFSRPATPAPSAPRSLPPSYGGGYGGSYGGYGGSYGGNYGYRSAPGPVIVPYPTYAPAPMYVDTDDGGGDWFFIIVVLGFILLPIVLNYMQGGTRSFDRPATAGSQSELLNDIVTVSRLQVALLAGARELQRDLDRIAVNADLTTSAGLAAQLRATVLTLLRHPDYWTHVRAESQTVAGREKASELFERLSIQERSKFAVETLANVGGEVQRRAMPGGPSDEVASHIVVTLLLGTADDRPLFNSVNSATDLKAVLQRLGSISPAYLLVYELLWTPQDPSDSLSADELIANYPDLVTL; from the coding sequence ATGTCGGTCAGCCCCAGCCTCAAGCGGCTCTGGTTAATGGTGTCTGCCGCCGCCGTGATGATTGCCCTGGTGGTATATCTGGGCGTGGTGCCTGTGGTCACAGGTAACCAGACCGCGCTGAGAAACATAGAAGCCCGGCTATTGAGCGATCGCCTGCTGCCCGATGACTTTTCAGCCGCAGCGGCCAGCGGCGGCATGAGTCGGGGCGGTTCCTTTAGTCGTCCGGCTACGCCTGCGCCCTCGGCTCCGCGCAGTTTGCCTCCCAGCTATGGCGGCGGTTATGGGGGTAGCTACGGCGGTTATGGGGGTAGCTATGGCGGCAACTATGGCTATCGCTCGGCCCCCGGTCCGGTGATTGTGCCCTACCCCACCTATGCCCCGGCCCCAATGTATGTCGACACAGACGACGGCGGCGGCGATTGGTTTTTCATCATTGTGGTGCTGGGGTTTATTTTGCTGCCCATTGTCTTGAACTATATGCAGGGCGGTACCCGCAGCTTTGATCGCCCAGCAACGGCGGGCAGCCAGAGTGAGTTGCTCAACGACATTGTTACCGTGTCGCGGCTCCAGGTGGCGCTGCTGGCCGGGGCGAGAGAACTTCAGCGCGATCTCGATCGCATTGCCGTCAACGCCGACCTCACCACCTCGGCGGGGCTGGCCGCGCAGCTGCGCGCCACCGTGCTCACCCTGCTGCGTCACCCTGACTACTGGACCCATGTGCGGGCCGAGTCGCAGACCGTGGCCGGGCGAGAAAAAGCGTCAGAATTGTTTGAGCGCCTATCGATTCAAGAGCGCAGCAAATTTGCGGTAGAAACGCTGGCGAATGTGGGCGGCGAGGTGCAGCGGCGAGCTATGCCCGGTGGCCCCAGCGATGAGGTGGCCTCCCATATTGTGGTGACGCTGCTGCTGGGTACGGCGGACGATCGCCCCCTATTCAACTCCGTCAACTCGGCGACCGATCTCAAAGCTGTTCTGCAACGCTTAGGTTCAATTTCTCCGGCCTACTTATTGGTTTACGAGTTGCTATGGACCCCCCAAGACCCCAGCGACAGTCTTAGCGCCGATGAGCTAATCGCCAACTACCCCGATTTGGTGACACTGTAG
- a CDS encoding Hsp20/alpha crystallin family protein, translating to MIIRRYLDPITEINAIRRQINDVFGDLTTETLAKADWAPAIRLVDRGHEFVLTAHLVGVTAADLDVQVSTDGVSIAGTRNAPAAPAEADAKVLYDDTRYGSFQRMVNLPDAVQNDQVVADFNHGVLTMTLPKVVEARNKVVKISLGGNETPAIEAGEA from the coding sequence ATGATTATCCGTCGCTATTTAGACCCCATCACCGAAATCAACGCCATTCGTCGCCAGATTAACGATGTGTTTGGCGATCTCACCACCGAGACCCTAGCCAAGGCCGACTGGGCACCCGCCATTCGCCTAGTCGATCGCGGCCATGAGTTTGTACTCACCGCCCACCTGGTGGGCGTCACCGCCGCCGATCTTGACGTGCAGGTGAGTACTGATGGGGTGTCGATTGCGGGTACTCGCAACGCTCCTGCGGCCCCCGCCGAAGCAGATGCCAAGGTGCTCTACGACGACACCCGCTACGGCAGTTTCCAGCGCATGGTCAACCTGCCCGACGCGGTGCAAAACGACCAAGTGGTGGCCGACTTTAACCACGGCGTGCTGACCATGACTCTGCCCAAGGTGGTCGAGGCCCGTAACAAGGTAGTCAAAATCAGCCTTGGCGGCAATGAAACCCCTGCCATTGAAGCAGGCGAGGCCTAG
- a CDS encoding DUF2283 domain-containing protein, producing MQITYDPDRDILQIAFNQREVDETARVSPNLILDYDNDGLIVGLELRQASKRVDNPMSFTFIVGDADTEKPQP from the coding sequence ATGCAGATTACCTACGATCCCGATCGCGACATCCTGCAAATTGCCTTTAACCAGCGCGAGGTCGACGAAACCGCCCGCGTTTCACCCAACCTCATTCTCGACTACGACAATGATGGGCTAATTGTCGGGTTAGAGCTGCGTCAGGCCTCGAAGCGGGTCGACAACCCCATGTCGTTTACTTTTATCGTTGGCGACGCCGATACCGAAAAACCTCAGCCCTAG
- a CDS encoding glycosyltransferase: MAFLPKSVPKPTDQAKSRPPVRWATLILAASTGLTTALMIAWFRGEARITALLDGLHDWQGQSLPWLEVPMIAVHYLVAPTVLLWLAALAITRLSPRPRPWSRCLVIGLLLVLLGRYLVWRCLTTLNLASPLEGTLSLGLLGMELFGLVTSMLQLLLLLRVRDRRPQADALEQDVLSGRYQPWVDVFIPTYDEPAFILRRTIIGCQAMTYPRKTVYLLDDTRRPEIKALAADLGCEYVTRPDNHHAKAGNLNYAIAHARVKGIPQGELIASFDADFVPTLNFLCRTVGFFQQPTVGLVQTPQSFYNADPIARNLGLEGVLTPEEEVFYRQIQPMRDGVGSVVCSGTSFVVRRSALEKTGGFVTESLSEDYFTAVQLAAQGHQVIYLDEKLSAGLAADDIAAHASQRLRWARGTLQAFFIASNPLTIPGLTPMQRLGHLEGLLHWFSSIPRIGFLLMPLAYSFLGVIPIRATAPELLYYFVPYYLMQLTVFAWLNERSRSALLSDIYSLVLVFPLAATVVQAMVSPFARGFTVTPKGTSSQGFRFNWRLGWPLVVLFGLTAVSLWRNLGLSLAPEGWQMQGLTLGWLWSTYNLAMIAVALLILLDVPRPDTHAWFDLRRVIKLSPKLFAAELESGVSGKTTAKTAIPKPPKPWWGVTTLMSEAGVEVTLTQAATPDYPLVVGMAVDLDIAEEAIALEGIITAVGIEDDLPQIRVQFGPLPPASYRALVTTLFCRPGQWKRWNSPGELQSIGLLLRVLFWPRRFTPRRLQAMPVVKG, encoded by the coding sequence ATGGCGTTTTTACCCAAGTCTGTTCCTAAACCCACCGACCAGGCTAAATCGCGTCCCCCGGTGCGCTGGGCCACGCTGATTCTGGCAGCTAGCACCGGCTTAACTACGGCCCTGATGATCGCCTGGTTTAGGGGTGAAGCACGCATTACCGCCCTGTTGGATGGGCTGCACGACTGGCAGGGCCAGTCTCTGCCGTGGCTAGAGGTGCCGATGATCGCGGTGCACTATCTGGTCGCTCCTACGGTGCTGCTGTGGCTTGCGGCCCTCGCCATTACCCGCCTGTCGCCCCGGCCTCGGCCCTGGTCGCGGTGCCTGGTGATTGGCCTGTTGCTGGTGCTGCTGGGGCGCTACCTGGTGTGGCGCTGCCTGACCACCCTCAACCTGGCCTCGCCCTTAGAAGGCACCCTCAGCCTGGGGCTGCTGGGGATGGAGCTGTTTGGCCTGGTAACCAGCATGCTTCAGCTGCTGCTGCTGCTGCGGGTTCGCGATCGCCGCCCCCAGGCCGACGCCCTAGAGCAGGATGTGCTCAGCGGGCGCTACCAGCCCTGGGTCGATGTGTTTATTCCCACCTACGATGAACCGGCGTTTATTTTGCGCCGCACCATCATTGGCTGCCAGGCCATGACCTACCCACGCAAGACCGTTTACCTGCTCGACGACACCCGCCGTCCCGAAATCAAGGCCCTGGCCGCCGATCTGGGCTGCGAATACGTGACCCGCCCCGACAACCACCACGCCAAGGCAGGCAACCTCAACTATGCGATCGCGCACGCCAGGGTCAAAGGCATTCCCCAGGGCGAGCTAATCGCCTCCTTTGATGCCGATTTTGTGCCCACCCTCAATTTTCTCTGCCGTACGGTGGGCTTTTTTCAGCAGCCTACGGTGGGGCTGGTGCAGACCCCCCAGAGCTTTTACAATGCCGACCCGATCGCCCGCAATCTAGGCCTAGAAGGCGTGCTCACGCCCGAAGAAGAAGTGTTTTACCGTCAGATTCAGCCCATGCGCGACGGGGTGGGCAGCGTGGTCTGCTCGGGCACCTCCTTTGTGGTGCGGCGCAGCGCCTTAGAAAAAACCGGCGGCTTTGTCACCGAATCGCTTAGCGAAGACTACTTTACCGCTGTGCAGCTAGCCGCCCAGGGCCATCAGGTGATTTATCTCGACGAAAAACTCAGCGCTGGCCTTGCCGCCGACGACATCGCCGCTCACGCCAGTCAGCGGCTGCGCTGGGCCAGAGGCACCCTACAAGCTTTTTTTATCGCCTCCAACCCGTTGACCATACCGGGGCTAACCCCCATGCAGCGGCTGGGCCACCTCGAAGGGCTGCTGCACTGGTTTAGCAGCATTCCCCGCATTGGGTTCTTGCTGATGCCTCTGGCCTACTCGTTTTTGGGTGTCATCCCCATTCGAGCGACAGCCCCAGAGCTGCTCTACTACTTTGTGCCCTACTACCTGATGCAGCTGACGGTGTTTGCCTGGCTCAACGAGCGATCGCGATCGGCCCTGCTCTCCGATATTTACTCGCTGGTGCTGGTGTTTCCGCTGGCGGCCACGGTGGTGCAGGCCATGGTATCCCCGTTTGCGCGGGGGTTTACAGTCACGCCTAAGGGCACCTCTAGCCAGGGGTTTCGGTTTAACTGGCGGCTGGGTTGGCCGCTGGTGGTGCTGTTTGGGCTCACCGCCGTCAGTCTATGGCGCAACCTGGGGCTGAGCTTAGCCCCTGAGGGCTGGCAAATGCAGGGGTTAACCCTGGGCTGGCTGTGGAGCACCTACAACCTGGCCATGATCGCCGTGGCCCTGCTGATCTTGCTCGATGTGCCCCGCCCCGACACCCACGCCTGGTTTGACCTGCGCCGGGTGATCAAGCTGTCGCCTAAGCTATTTGCGGCGGAGTTAGAGTCTGGCGTAAGCGGCAAGACCACCGCCAAGACGGCCATCCCAAAACCGCCCAAACCCTGGTGGGGAGTGACAACGTTAATGTCTGAGGCAGGGGTCGAAGTCACCCTCACCCAGGCCGCCACCCCAGACTATCCCCTGGTGGTAGGCATGGCCGTCGATCTAGACATTGCCGAAGAGGCGATCGCCCTAGAGGGCATTATCACCGCCGTCGGCATCGAGGATGACTTACCCCAGATTCGGGTGCAGTTTGGCCCCCTACCCCCCGCCAGCTACCGAGCCCTAGTCACCACCTTGTTTTGTCGCCCTGGCCAGTGGAAACGGTGGAACAGCCCCGGCGAACTACAATCGATTGGGCTGCTGCTGCGGGTGCTATTTTGGCCCCGCCGGTTTACCCCCCGTCGGCTTCAGGCTATGCCCGTGGTAAAGGGGTAA
- a CDS encoding rhodanese-like domain-containing protein gives MTVSPDAAPYEPLSVDALAQRLAEGDDTLQLIDVREPQEVETASLAGFENLPLSEYATWSETIHSRFERDRETIVLCHHGMRSAQMCMWLAQQGFTQLKNVTGGIDAYALTVDRSVPRY, from the coding sequence ATGACTGTTTCTCCCGATGCCGCTCCCTACGAACCGCTCAGCGTTGATGCCCTGGCCCAGCGCCTAGCCGAGGGCGACGATACCCTACAACTAATTGACGTCCGTGAGCCGCAGGAAGTTGAGACGGCTAGCCTTGCAGGGTTTGAGAATCTGCCCCTGAGCGAGTATGCCACCTGGTCAGAGACGATCCACAGCCGGTTTGAGCGCGATCGCGAGACCATTGTGCTCTGTCACCACGGCATGCGATCGGCCCAAATGTGTATGTGGCTGGCCCAGCAAGGCTTTACCCAGCTGAAGAATGTGACCGGCGGCATCGATGCCTATGCCCTCACGGTCGATCGATCGGTGCCCCGTTACTAG